The Vicia villosa cultivar HV-30 ecotype Madison, WI unplaced genomic scaffold, Vvil1.0 ctg.000074F_1_1, whole genome shotgun sequence genome window below encodes:
- the LOC131623618 gene encoding protein trichome birefringence-like 37 produces MGYFNVHNLFFLFLFSLPLLVMSMHQVTAKSSKKVIPLKGRKQLTNCNLFSGSWVFDNSSNPLLYDSSTCPFLEPQFDCKKFGRPDTDYLKYSWKPDSCSIPRFNGEDFLNKWRGKKIMFVGDSLSLNMWESLSCMIHASVPNAVTSFSKREGIATVIFKDYGVTIQLYRTPYLVDIIKEDVGNVLTLDSIKAGNTWLNNDILIFNSWHWWVHTGVESQGWDYIRDGSNLVRNMDRLDAFYKGLTTWANWVDANVDPAKTKLFFQGISPTHYQGGDWNEPKSTCSGEVEPVFGPTYPAPLPPPTDVVNRVLKNMKKQVYLLDITLLSQLRKDAHPSVYTKDHGNDCSHWCLPGLPDTWNILLNAALIM; encoded by the exons ATGGGTTATTTCAATGTCCATAACTTGTTTTTTCTCTTCCTTTTTAGCCTACCTCTTCTTGTGATGTCCATGCACCAAGTTACAGCAAAAAGTTCAAAAAAAGTGATTCCTCTTAAAGGAAGAAAACAGCTAACTAATTGTAATCTATTCTCTGGCAGTTGGGTGTTTGATAACTCTTCAAATCCTCTTCTCTATGACTCTTCAACTTGCCCCTTCTTAGAACCTCAGTTTGATTGTAAAAAGTTTGGAAGACCAGACACAGATTATCTTAAATATTCTTGGAAGCCAGATTCATGTTCCATACCAAG ATTCAATGGAGAGGATTTCTTGAACAAGTGGAGGGGTAAGAAGATAATGTTTGTGGGTGATTCATTGAGTCTAAACATGTGGGAATCGTTATCTTGTATGATTCACGCGTCTGTACCAAATGCTGTTACAAGCTTTTCAAAGAGAGAGGGGATAGCTACTGTGATCTTTAAG GACTATGGAGTTACCATACAACTATACCGTACACCATATTTGGTGGACATAATCAAGGAAGATGTTGGGAACGTTCTTACGTTGGATTCCATTAAAGCCGGTAATACATGGCTTAACAATGACATCTTGATCTTCAACTCGTGGCATTGGTGGGTACACACCGGAGTCGAATCTCAAGG ATGGGATTATATTAGAGATGGTTCCAATCTAGTGAGGAACATGGATCGATTGGATGCATTTTATAAAGGATTAACCACTTGGGCTAATTGGGTTGATGCAAATGTTGATCCTGCCAAAACTAAACTCTTTTTTCAAGGAATTTCGCCTACTCATTATCA AGGTGGCGATTGGAATGAACCAAAGAGTACATGTAGTGGTGAAGTTGAACCGGTATTCGGGCCAACATATCCGGCGCCTCTACCTCCTCCGACCGATGTAGTAAATAGAGTGTTGAAGAATATGAAGAAGCAGGTTTATCTACTTGACATAACACTCCTCTCACAATTAAGAAAAGATGCGCACCCTTCTGTTTATACCAAAGATCATGGTAATGATTGTAGTCATTGGTGCCTACCAGGACTACCAGATACTTGGAATATACTCCTAAATGCAGCTCTAATAATGTAA